Sequence from the Cucumis sativus cultivar 9930 chromosome 1, Cucumber_9930_V3, whole genome shotgun sequence genome:
ttgataagaaaattatCTCTGCAATCTGAAAAAGCATCGGAAGTGATGATGATAAGAAAGACTGTTACAAACTGTAACCAAAGTAATCAAATGGGGATTTATATGTGGAATACCTTGGCAGCATAATCGTCAGTTAGATAAATAGATGTTGATGTGAGATTAGTATGTGCCACTGGGGGATTTAAATCATGATGCATATACTGAAGGCAATATGCTGTTCCCATAATTATCCTCATCCTTGCCCCCCAGTCAAGATGTTCCACTTCTTTAACTGAACACAAAGAACAACATTTATGTTAACCACAGAAAGTGGAGCGTCaaaatacttaaataaaatttgcatCCCATTCTTGCCTCAGAAAAATTACCATGTAGGTGCTCAAAAAGAGTTCCGTTTGGTGCATACTCGAACACCATCATCCTGGTAAAGGGTTCTTCCTCCTCACAATAGCCAAGAAGATTAACAAAATTCTTGTGGTTGATTCGCGATAACGTATCAATCTGCACAAGTTATGGAAGGTGTTAATGGTGAAGTTGAATCTTTGAGTTCTACAAAGGGAAATTGAGGGTGaaggaaaagattaaaacaaaaggaaaggaaaggaaaaccTTTTTCCTATAGGTTTGCTCTGAACTCTTTGACCAATCTTTAGAGGAAGTAACTGAGACGGAGGCAACAGCAATTTCTACTCCACTTGATAGTGTTCCTTTGTAGATAGTACTACAATCAAAAGTGTCAATGATATTGCTGAAATCCTCACAGGCTACTTCCAATTCTGGTCGATTTAACTTGGGTGCCCCTAagtaagaaaaacaaacacaattaaGTCCCCAATCATCAAAACAATACACAATGAAGCcaattcatttctttaaaaaacaaatacctGTTATGAATGCTTTCTGCAACTGCCCGCTCAATCCAGTCTTCCAAGGACCAATGGTCGTCACTCCTCGGCTTCGGCACATACAGAAGATTATTGTAGCCAAAATAACTGATAAAGATACACCTCCAATTATGATAACATACTTCCAGAAATTTCTAGAATTATCAGTTTGATTTTGTTCAGTTGTCAGTGGATCTGAAAAGTTTGACGAAGTATTCCGTAGATGGGGATGGGGAAGAGGGGCTGGTATAGGTGTAGTTCCCTGTTTATGTTTCTTTGGTACAGCTGGGAAAGTGCCACTACTTCTGGAACTTGTAACGGTATTGATTGAATCTGAAGAGGGCAATGAACTGCTAACAGGTGCAGCTGCAAGGTTGCTCGATTCATCCAGAAGCTTACGCCGATGAGTATTGACAATATTCTGTGCACTGTCATCCACTTCTTCTAGAACAGAACCTGTTCAAATACAAGACAGTATAGTTTCATATATCTTATAAAGAGTCGTTTCCAAAGTTCATGAATgaaagttttcaaaagttCAGTACTTACTAGGTAGATAATCATCATTACTTTCCGTATGGTCAGGCTGAGAGTCCTTCCCATGCTTGAGccttgaagaagaagcaagCAATTTCAACAATCAAACAAGAAATATCTTTGCTATAACAATGCTTGGGACAGACAATTAAAAGACGAATCATACTCAAATACATACAGCGGATTTGGCAAGCTGCTGAAGTGTCGAACAAATGCACTATCTTCACTTGCAGATGCATCTGaacttttcatataaatgGGATTTCTCTGCCAGATCCTACCCCATTAAAGGAGCAGATAAAGTGTTAATACATCGAACACTATCAATGATATGTAGAACATTTCAGAAAACATTCAGACATTGATCATCATATTAGCATCAACTACATTGAACTAGCTGAAACTCAACTTTGAGATTGAATATCTTTGGATTTGACCATGCTACATACATTAGGCAAGTacaaagaaaagtaatttGAGGGGAAAATATAACGACAGAAAGTTCATACCAGTGACCAAAGTTTCTATATACACTGCCAATTTCAGCATCCCATAGAAATACAAGGTCATCATCAAACTGTAATTCGTAGAGAGAGCTGAGATTCTGAAGCTCTAATGGGACACTGCCCTCAAATTCATTGTCACAAAGCAACCTGAGATTGTTAACAGAGAACTTAgaattaaactttttctttgccAATGCCAATAAAGTGTTGGAAGAAATCTAGACACAAAAATGATTTGTTGAAGTTAAAACTTACAAGTACTTTAGATTAATAATCCTGCTTATTTCTGTAGGAATTTTTCCACTTAAGTTATTTTCCCTCAAATCCAACAACTCCAACTGTGTTAGTCCTTCAAATTCACGAGGAATGGTGCCAAAGAAACAATTCTTATAGACAATACTGTCGATGCATAAagaagtattaaaaaaaaaggacacgTTTTAAGTAAGGATCCACAATATCTAGATAATCTAAGAAACTAACTTCATTTGTTAGACAAAAAAACTTACAGCGATTGTAAATGAACAAGTCTCCCAAGTTCTGGTGCCAAAGTTCCCTTTAACATAAGACCACTCAGATCCCTACAACATGTAGagataaaacatcaaaattttcattatcacATGGAACAAACAGAACTTGTCTAAGGAATGTCTAGTCTACaagattttttaattacagGACTATTCAAGCTCAGCACCATGAATATTATGATTCGTTGGGTTATTTTAACGTGATACATCTACTATAAGAAGATGGTTCAAAATT
This genomic interval carries:
- the LOC101205850 gene encoding protein MALE DISCOVERER 2 isoform X2; translation: MGDGWIPQAFRFSTFLALIVVSGIEVCFSLNDEGLALLAFRAQVTSDPYAAFDDWNPNENDPCRWTRVHCVSGEVHKLDLSGLMLKGTLAPELGRLVHLQSLLLCDNEFEGSVPLELQNLSSLYELQFDDDLVFLWDAEIGSVYRNFGHWIWQRNPIYMKSSDASASEDSAFVRHFSSLPNPLLKHGKDSQPDHTESNDDYLPSSVLEEVDDSAQNIVNTHRRKLLDESSNLAAAPVSSSLPSSDSINTVTSSRSSGTFPAVPKKHKQGTTPIPAPLPHPHLRNTSSNFSDPLTTEQNQTDNSRNFWKYVIIIGGVSLSVILATIIFCMCRSRGVTTIGPWKTGLSGQLQKAFITGAPKLNRPELEVACEDFSNIIDTFDCSTIYKGTLSSGVEIAVASVSVTSSKDWSKSSEQTYRKKIDTLSRINHKNFVNLLGYCEEEEPFTRMMVFEYAPNGTLFEHLHVKEVEHLDWGARMRIIMGTAYCLQYMHHDLNPPVAHTNLTSTSIYLTDDYAAKIAEIIFLSNGISKYKNGSSHDNAEHSELPPLADPESNVYSFGVLLLEIISGKLPYSEEQGPLVNWAAEFLNDKRSISYMIDQSLKSFKNNELDVICEVIQDCIKSDPRMRPTMKDITAKLREVIGLSPDQSVPRLSPLWWAELEILSVEAT
- the LOC101205850 gene encoding protein MALE DISCOVERER 2 isoform X1; its protein translation is MGDGWIPQAFRFSTFLALIVVSGIEVCFSLNDEGLALLAFRAQVTSDPYAAFDDWNPNENDPCRWTRVHCVSGEVHKLDLSGLMLKGTLAPELGRLVHLQSLIVYKNCFFGTIPREFEGLTQLELLDLRENNLSGKIPTEISRIINLKYLLLCDNEFEGSVPLELQNLSSLYELQFDDDLVFLWDAEIGSVYRNFGHWIWQRNPIYMKSSDASASEDSAFVRHFSSLPNPLLKHGKDSQPDHTESNDDYLPSSVLEEVDDSAQNIVNTHRRKLLDESSNLAAAPVSSSLPSSDSINTVTSSRSSGTFPAVPKKHKQGTTPIPAPLPHPHLRNTSSNFSDPLTTEQNQTDNSRNFWKYVIIIGGVSLSVILATIIFCMCRSRGVTTIGPWKTGLSGQLQKAFITGAPKLNRPELEVACEDFSNIIDTFDCSTIYKGTLSSGVEIAVASVSVTSSKDWSKSSEQTYRKKIDTLSRINHKNFVNLLGYCEEEEPFTRMMVFEYAPNGTLFEHLHVKEVEHLDWGARMRIIMGTAYCLQYMHHDLNPPVAHTNLTSTSIYLTDDYAAKIAEIIFLSNGISKYKNGSSHDNAEHSELPPLADPESNVYSFGVLLLEIISGKLPYSEEQGPLVNWAAEFLNDKRSISYMIDQSLKSFKNNELDVICEVIQDCIKSDPRMRPTMKDITAKLREVIGLSPDQSVPRLSPLWWAELEILSVEAT